The Mesorhizobium sp. B2-8-5 genome segment AACCGACGGTCGCGCTTATGCCGCTTTGCGGCGGGACGCGGCGACTGCTCTTTCCAGGGCGGAAAAAATACGCCCGTCGGCACACTGGGCCACGTTGAAGCGCATGAAGCGGCCGGCGGTGTGCGACAGGCTGAAGGCATTGCCGGGCGCCAGCACGACATTGTCCGAAAGCGCATGGCGGGCGACGTCGGCGGCGTCGATGCCGTCGGGCAGGCGGCACCAGAGGAACATGCCGGCAGGCTGGTCGATCCAGGGCGTGATGCCCATCATTTTCAGTCTGCCGGCGGTCTCGGCCATGGCGCGCGACAGGCGCGTGCGCAATTGCTCGACATGTTTGCGGTAGCTGCCGTCCTTCAACAGGCTCAGCACCAGTTCCGAGGACAGCCGCGCACCGCCGAATGTCGTGGCGATCTTGAGATCGGTCAGGCCTTCCATCCAGTCGGATGGCGCGGCGATGAAGCCGCAGCGCACCGAGGCCGACAGCGTCTTGGAGAAGGAGCCGATCTGGACGACACGCTGCAGCCCGTCGAAGGCCGCGAGCCTTGGGGCAGGGCTGTGCTCGAAGTCGGCGAAGATATCGTCCTCGACGATGGTGAGATCCGCCTGGTCGGCGAGTTTCAGGAGCCGATGCGCGGTGACCGGCGACAGGATCGCGCCGGTCGGGTTGTGGATGCCGGAATTGGTGATGTAGAGGCGCGGCCGGTGCTCGGCGAGCGCCTGCGCGAAGAGCTCGATATCCGGACCCGAAGGCGTGTACGGCACGCCGATCACCTTGGCCTGGTGGGCGCGCAACAGGGCGTGGAAGTTGAAATAGCAGGGGTCGTCGACCAGCACCGCGTCGCCGGGCTCGAGCAGGAAACGGCACAAAAGGTCGATCGACTGGGTGCCGCAATCGGTCAGCATGATCTGGTCGGGCGAGGCTTCGACGCCGTGCTCGGCCATGCGCCGCGCCAGCAACTGGCGAAGCGGCGGCAGGCCAAGCGGCGTGCCGTAGTCCGCAAGCGCCACGTCGTCCGCTCGGGCCGCGGTCCTCAGTGCCCGGCGCAAGGCGGCCTGCGGCATCCAGGACGCGGGCAGCCAGCCGCAGCCGGGCTTCAGCATCTCCTCGCCCGCTTCCAGCGATTGCCTGGACACCCAGAGCGGATCGACGGCCCGGTCAAGCTTGGGACCGATCTCGGCAAGCGACAGCGGCGCGAGCTGGCCGGCGGCGTAGAAACCCGAGCCCGGCCGCGAACGGATCGCGCCTTCCGCCGCAAGCCGTTCATAGGCTTCGACCACCGTTGATTTCGACACCTGCAAGGATTTGGCGAGAGCCCGGATCGATGGCAGGCGCGCGCCGGGCGTCAGCGTGCGTGCCGCGATGCGATGGCGGATCGTCGCCATCACGCTTTCGACGAGCGTGCGCGAGCCGTCATTTTCAAGAGCGAGATCTGTCATCCGTACTGCCCGAAATACCATTACAGTTTTGTGGAATTGTACCCCATTGTCTCTGGTAACGCCATGATCTGCCTCGTACGGAAGCGCAAACGGAGCAGATGATGGAAAAGAGTTTTGACGGCTGGCTCAGCGGCTTCATCGGGGTGCTGATCTTCAGCGGGTCGCTGCCGGCGACGCGGGTGGCGGTGATGGATTTCGATCCGACCTTCCTGACGGCGGCCAGGGCGGCAATCGCTGGTCTGCTCGGGATTGCGATGCTGCTGCTATTCCGCGAGAGGCGTCCGGAGCGAAGCGACCTGATCTCGCTCGTCGTCGTCGCGCTGGGTGTCGTGGTCGGCTTCCCGTTGCTGACGGCGCTGGCGCTGAAACACGTCACCTCGGCGCATTCCATCATCTTTGTCGGCCTGCTGCCGCTGGCGACCGCGATCTTCGGCGTGCTTCGCGGCGGCGACCGTCCGCGCCCGGCCTTCTGGCTGTTCTCGTGCCTGGGAAGCGCTTTGGTCGCGGGTTTTGCCCTGTCGCAAGGCTTGACTGCCTCGCCGGTCGGCGACGGCCTGATGCTCGGCGCCATCATCGTCTGCGGGCTGGGCTACGCCGAAGGGGCCAAGCTGTCGCGCAAGCTCGGCGGCTGGCAGGTGATATGCTGGGCGCTGGCGCTGTCGCTGCCGGTCATGCTGGCGCTGAGCTTTTTGACGCTGCCGCCATCCTTCGCCGGCATCGGCTCCGGCGCCTGGATCGGCCTCGCCTATGTCTCGCTGTTCAGCATGTTGATCGGCTTCGTGTTCTGGTACCGGGGCCTCGCGCAAGGCGGCATCGCCGCCGTCGGGCAGTTGCAGCTGCTGCAACCCTTCTTCGGCCTGGCGCTGGCGGCGAGCCTGCTGCACGAAAAGGTCAGCCCGATGATGGTGGTCGTCACGCTGGGCGTCGTGGCCTGCGTGTTCGGGGCGAAGAAGTTCGCGCGGTAGGCGCCTACTGATTTGTTTTGACGCAATTCCGGACGGAAAACCGTTTCACACTTTTCCTGGAATTGCTCAGAACTTCGTCACCACCCCGATGCCGATGCCCTCGAAACCGCCCATCGCCATCAGGGCCGCGGGCGCTTCCTCGAGGCTGATCTTCTTGCCGACCAGCAGTTCGGGTTTCAGCTTGCCGGTGCGGATCATCTCCATCATCGCGGAGTAGCGGTAGGCCTGCATGCCGTGGCTGCCGAGGATTTCGAGCTCGAAGGCGATCACCTTGTCCATCGGCACCTGCGGCCGGGCGTGCTCGCCTAGCATCAGGCCGACCTGAACGTGGCGGCCGCGCCGGCGCAGATTGGCGATCGAGTTGAAGGACGTGGTCGGGTGTCCCAGCGCGTCCATCGACATATGCGCGCCGCCATTGGTGATCTGCTTGACCGCCTTGACCACGTTCGGCGTCGTCGCGGCGTTGATCGTCGCCACCGCGCCGATCTTCTTCGCAAATGCCAGTTTCTCGTCGGTGAGGTCGATGGCGATCACATTGGCGCCCATGGCGCTGGCGATCATGATCGCCGACAGGCCGACGCCGCCGCAGCCATGCACCGCCACCCATTCGCCGGGCGTCACCCGGCCCTGGTCGACAATGGCCCGGAACGAAGTGACGAAGCGGCAGCCGAGGCTGGCGGCGGTGGCGAATTCCATCTCTTCCGGCAGGCGCACGAGATTGGTGTCGGCGTGCTCGATGCCGACATATTCGGCGAACGAGCCCCAGGCGTTGAAGCCCGGCTGGGACTGATGCTCGCAGACCTGGTGGTTGCCGGAGGTGCATTCGAAGCAGCGGCCGCAGCCGACCGCGAAGGGCACCGTGACACGGTCGCCGGCCTTCCAGCGGCTGACCTGCTTGCCGGCGGCGACAATGACGCCCGCCAACTCGT includes the following:
- a CDS encoding PLP-dependent aminotransferase family protein, which translates into the protein MTDLALENDGSRTLVESVMATIRHRIAARTLTPGARLPSIRALAKSLQVSKSTVVEAYERLAAEGAIRSRPGSGFYAAGQLAPLSLAEIGPKLDRAVDPLWVSRQSLEAGEEMLKPGCGWLPASWMPQAALRRALRTAARADDVALADYGTPLGLPPLRQLLARRMAEHGVEASPDQIMLTDCGTQSIDLLCRFLLEPGDAVLVDDPCYFNFHALLRAHQAKVIGVPYTPSGPDIELFAQALAEHRPRLYITNSGIHNPTGAILSPVTAHRLLKLADQADLTIVEDDIFADFEHSPAPRLAAFDGLQRVVQIGSFSKTLSASVRCGFIAAPSDWMEGLTDLKIATTFGGARLSSELVLSLLKDGSYRKHVEQLRTRLSRAMAETAGRLKMMGITPWIDQPAGMFLWCRLPDGIDAADVARHALSDNVVLAPGNAFSLSHTAGRFMRFNVAQCADGRIFSALERAVAASRRKAA
- a CDS encoding DMT family transporter, which codes for MEKSFDGWLSGFIGVLIFSGSLPATRVAVMDFDPTFLTAARAAIAGLLGIAMLLLFRERRPERSDLISLVVVALGVVVGFPLLTALALKHVTSAHSIIFVGLLPLATAIFGVLRGGDRPRPAFWLFSCLGSALVAGFALSQGLTASPVGDGLMLGAIIVCGLGYAEGAKLSRKLGGWQVICWALALSLPVMLALSFLTLPPSFAGIGSGAWIGLAYVSLFSMLIGFVFWYRGLAQGGIAAVGQLQLLQPFFGLALAASLLHEKVSPMMVVVTLGVVACVFGAKKFAR
- a CDS encoding zinc-dependent alcohol dehydrogenase family protein, which encodes MKAVVFEKFGEAPTIQTVPDPKPAADGVVIKVEATGLCRSDWHGWLGHDDGITLPHVPGHELAGVIVAAGKQVSRWKAGDRVTVPFAVGCGRCFECTSGNHQVCEHQSQPGFNAWGSFAEYVGIEHADTNLVRLPEEMEFATAASLGCRFVTSFRAIVDQGRVTPGEWVAVHGCGGVGLSAIMIASAMGANVIAIDLTDEKLAFAKKIGAVATINAATTPNVVKAVKQITNGGAHMSMDALGHPTTSFNSIANLRRRGRHVQVGLMLGEHARPQVPMDKVIAFELEILGSHGMQAYRYSAMMEMIRTGKLKPELLVGKKISLEEAPAALMAMGGFEGIGIGVVTKF